In Clostridium sporogenes, one genomic interval encodes:
- a CDS encoding glycerophosphoryl diester phosphodiesterase membrane domain-containing protein, with product MTTRMETRHSKPISTLKMIRKNFTYFRKSFFINIGFESIYKVLTSFIFLPFITMVLNYFMHLRGMKMMANNQILSFVGSIPGILTILILGILSFLFIFIEYAGLIVISQETYFDKKISAKASFFTAMKSIRGIIKIGSIPIVIYVLFIIPFVASSMGLSSSLLPKIEIPAFIMDVVYKTPKWISLYAIVFFILLYFLIRWIFSLHVVVLEGKDFLSALKRSSQLVKGSFLKIWTTMFLWNLSIFAIVAVVVILVGIGMVLLNEALKGNVKLFVTILSFVTTMGGILVMIATLFISPLTIMLITQLYYRQAKMKDGVEPTPMIITVTPSKINWQNLFNRHKKKLIAISVLGIMIFTWLSYIYFITYEFDANNNLVTVTAHRGDAVNAPDNTMSSLLGAIANKADYSELDVQETKDGVVVLTHDTNLKNNIGVNKNIWELTFDEVEKLDVGSHFSPKFTGEKIPTLDSIMKAANKNIKLNIEIKLNGHDQKLEERVVKLIEDNNFVNQCVVTSLDYNVLQKVKNLNPRIKVGYIVFAGMGDVTALNVDILSVEEAVATPEFIEKVHKNNKRIHVWTINDAEKMEKFIDLQVDSIITDNSKEVIKLIQEKKDKQLRNEIDYIYKIVALFND from the coding sequence ATGACAACGAGAATGGAGACAAGGCATAGTAAACCGATATCCACATTAAAGATGATAAGAAAAAATTTCACCTATTTTAGAAAGAGTTTTTTTATAAATATTGGATTTGAATCGATATACAAAGTGTTGACAAGCTTTATATTTCTCCCATTTATTACAATGGTGCTAAATTATTTTATGCATCTAAGAGGGATGAAGATGATGGCAAATAACCAAATATTAAGTTTTGTAGGAAGTATTCCAGGAATTTTGACAATTTTAATTTTGGGAATTCTTAGCTTTCTTTTTATTTTTATAGAATATGCAGGGCTTATTGTAATATCACAGGAAACATATTTTGATAAAAAGATTTCAGCAAAAGCATCTTTTTTTACAGCAATGAAAAGTATTAGAGGTATTATAAAAATAGGCTCTATTCCAATTGTAATATATGTTCTTTTTATTATTCCTTTTGTAGCTAGTTCAATGGGGTTGTCTTCAAGTTTACTTCCGAAGATTGAAATACCAGCCTTTATTATGGATGTAGTGTACAAAACACCAAAATGGATAAGTTTATATGCAATTGTATTTTTTATACTATTATATTTTTTAATTAGATGGATTTTTTCATTACACGTTGTAGTATTGGAAGGAAAGGATTTCTTAAGTGCATTAAAGAGGAGTTCACAGCTTGTAAAAGGATCTTTTCTTAAAATTTGGACTACTATGTTTTTGTGGAACTTAAGTATTTTTGCTATTGTAGCAGTAGTAGTGATTTTAGTGGGAATTGGTATGGTGCTTTTAAATGAAGCACTAAAAGGAAATGTGAAACTATTTGTAACTATTCTTTCCTTTGTTACAACAATGGGTGGAATATTAGTCATGATAGCCACTTTATTTATTTCTCCACTTACTATTATGTTGATTACTCAATTGTATTATAGACAAGCCAAAATGAAAGATGGTGTAGAACCAACCCCTATGATTATTACAGTAACACCAAGCAAAATAAACTGGCAAAATTTATTTAATCGACATAAGAAAAAATTAATAGCAATTAGTGTGCTAGGAATAATGATATTTACATGGCTTTCCTATATTTATTTTATTACTTATGAATTCGATGCTAATAACAACTTGGTTACTGTTACCGCTCACAGGGGAGATGCTGTTAATGCACCAGATAATACTATGAGTTCACTTTTAGGTGCTATTGCAAACAAAGCAGATTATAGTGAGCTAGACGTACAGGAAACAAAGGATGGAGTGGTGGTTTTAACCCACGATACCAATTTAAAGAACAATATAGGGGTAAACAAAAATATTTGGGAATTGACCTTTGATGAAGTAGAAAAATTAGATGTGGGAAGTCATTTTTCACCTAAGTTTACTGGCGAGAAAATTCCAACCTTGGACAGCATTATGAAAGCAGCCAATAAAAATATAAAGCTGAATATAGAAATTAAACTGAATGGACATGATCAAAAGCTAGAAGAAAGGGTAGTAAAGCTTATAGAGGACAATAATTTTGTAAATCAATGTGTAGTTACGTCCTTAGATTATAATGTTCTGCAAAAGGTAAAAAATTTAAATCCTAGAATCAAAGTGGGATATATTGTATTTGCAGGTATGGGAGATGTTACTGCATTGAATGTGGACATCTTAAGTGTAGAAGAAGCCGTTGCAACGCCAGAATTTATTGAGAAAGTGCATAAGAATAATAAGAGGATTCATGTTTGGACAATAAATGATGCCGAAAAAATGGAAAAGTTTATAGATTTGCAAGTAGATAGTATTATTACAGATAACTCTAAAGAAGTAATAAAGTTAATTCAGGAGAAAAAAGATAAGCAGCTTAGAAATGAAATAGATTATATTTACAAAATTGTAGCATTATTTAATGACTAG
- the nifJ gene encoding pyruvate:ferredoxin (flavodoxin) oxidoreductase → MSKIMKTMDGNQAAAEASYAFTEVAAIYPITPSTPMAEGVDEWSAHGKKNIFGQSVKVVEMQSEAGASGTVHGSLAAGALTTTYTASQGLLLMIPNLYKIAGELLPGVFHVSARALATHALSIFGDHQDVMATRQTGVALLAASNVQEVMDLANIAHLSAIKSRVPFLHFFDGFRTSHEYQKIETINYDDVAKLVDYTALKEFKSRALNPEHPTLKGTAQNPDIYFQGREASNKFYKEVPNIVENYMREIEKITGRSYHPFDYYGDPDAENIIVAMGSVCDTIEETVDYLINKGQKVGVIKIHLYRPFCPTYFMKSLPKTVKKIAVLDRTKEPGSIGEPIYLDVCKVFYNTKDKPIIVGGRYGLGSKDTRPSQIISVFDNLNQDNPKDGFTIGITDDVTNTSLPEKDVVDTTPEGTISCKFWGLGSDGTVGANKTAVKIIGDNTDLYAQAYFSYDSKKSGGSTISHLRFGKHKIKSPYLIYNADYIACHNKSFIYNFDVLKGLKKNGTFVLNCPWDEAELEEKLPASMKKYIAENNINFYIIDGISIAQNIGLGGRINMIMQSAFFKLANVIPVNEAVELLKNSVEKTYGKKGEKIVEMNKAAIDAGIDAVHKVNIPSSWKNAETELASIKEEPDFIKKIQRPISRHEGDELPVSAFNGMEDGTFPLGTTSYEKRGIAVMIPEWQIDKCIQCNQCSYICPHSVIRAYLLDKDEKEKAPDTFETKKAAGKGLEDLEYRIQISSLDCTGCGNCADVCPAPGKALIMKNAEEQIEMQSENWEFGLNINTKENLMDPKTLKGSQFIRPLLEFHGACPGCGETPYIKLLTQLFGDRMMIANATGCSSIWGGSAPSIPYTTNSQGKGPSWGNSLFEDNAEYGYGMYLAVKQARERLANLMQEALNMEINQDLKDAFKQWLDSMDDGEGSKTATAKILETISNENYQNNPILNEIMEKKDYLIKKSHWMIGGDGWAYDIGFGGLDHVLASGDDVNVFVMDTEIYSNTGGQCSKSTQTGAIAKFAAAGKKIKKKDLGLMAMSYGYVYVAQIAMGANMNHTIKTIAEAESYKGPSLIIAYAPCISHGIKTGMGTSIAEEKKAVQSGYWHLYRYNPMLKEEGKNPFILDSREPTKPFKEFIQGEVRYSSLMNVFPDIAERMSDMAEQHARERYDNYRHLADK, encoded by the coding sequence TTGGTCAGTCTGTAAAAGTTGTTGAAATGCAATCTGAAGCTGGAGCTTCCGGAACTGTTCATGGATCATTAGCCGCTGGTGCACTTACAACTACATACACTGCTTCTCAAGGTTTGTTGTTAATGATTCCTAACCTATATAAAATAGCTGGGGAACTATTACCTGGTGTATTTCATGTATCTGCTAGAGCCCTAGCCACTCATGCTCTATCAATTTTTGGTGATCATCAAGACGTAATGGCTACAAGACAGACTGGTGTAGCACTTTTAGCTGCTTCAAATGTTCAAGAAGTAATGGACTTAGCAAACATAGCACATCTATCCGCTATTAAATCTAGAGTTCCGTTCTTACACTTTTTTGATGGCTTTAGAACTTCTCACGAATATCAAAAAATTGAAACTATTAATTATGATGATGTAGCTAAATTAGTAGATTATACAGCTCTAAAAGAATTTAAATCTAGGGCATTAAATCCAGAACATCCAACGCTTAAAGGCACAGCCCAAAATCCAGATATTTATTTTCAAGGAAGAGAAGCCTCAAATAAGTTCTATAAAGAAGTACCTAATATTGTTGAAAACTACATGCGAGAAATAGAAAAAATTACAGGACGATCTTATCATCCTTTTGATTATTATGGAGATCCTGATGCAGAAAATATTATAGTTGCTATGGGTTCCGTATGTGATACTATAGAAGAAACAGTAGATTATTTAATAAATAAAGGACAAAAGGTAGGAGTTATAAAAATTCACTTATATCGCCCATTCTGTCCAACATATTTTATGAAATCTCTACCTAAAACTGTAAAAAAAATTGCTGTTCTTGACCGTACAAAAGAGCCTGGTTCTATAGGAGAGCCTATATATCTTGATGTATGTAAAGTATTCTATAATACAAAGGATAAACCTATTATTGTAGGTGGTAGATATGGTTTAGGATCTAAAGATACAAGACCTTCTCAAATTATTTCAGTATTTGATAATTTAAATCAAGATAACCCTAAGGATGGATTCACAATAGGAATTACTGATGATGTTACCAATACATCATTACCTGAAAAGGATGTAGTTGACACAACTCCTGAGGGTACTATAAGTTGTAAGTTCTGGGGATTAGGTTCTGATGGAACAGTAGGTGCAAATAAAACTGCTGTAAAAATTATTGGAGATAATACAGATTTATACGCTCAGGCATACTTTTCTTATGACAGTAAAAAATCTGGCGGTAGCACCATTTCCCATCTAAGATTTGGAAAGCATAAAATAAAATCACCTTATTTAATTTATAATGCAGATTATATTGCTTGCCATAACAAATCCTTTATATACAATTTTGATGTTCTAAAGGGATTAAAGAAAAATGGCACATTTGTATTAAATTGTCCTTGGGATGAAGCAGAACTAGAAGAAAAACTACCAGCTTCTATGAAAAAATATATAGCAGAAAATAATATAAATTTTTATATTATTGATGGTATATCTATTGCACAAAACATAGGTTTAGGCGGTCGAATTAATATGATAATGCAATCTGCGTTCTTTAAATTGGCTAATGTTATACCTGTAAATGAAGCTGTAGAGCTTTTAAAGAATTCAGTTGAAAAAACCTATGGTAAAAAAGGTGAAAAGATTGTAGAAATGAACAAAGCAGCTATTGATGCAGGTATTGATGCAGTACACAAGGTTAATATTCCATCTTCATGGAAAAATGCTGAAACTGAACTAGCTTCAATAAAAGAAGAACCTGACTTCATAAAAAAAATTCAAAGACCTATATCTAGACATGAAGGAGATGAACTTCCTGTTAGCGCTTTTAATGGAATGGAAGATGGCACTTTTCCATTAGGAACCACTTCTTACGAAAAACGTGGTATTGCTGTTATGATTCCAGAATGGCAAATTGATAAATGCATTCAATGTAATCAGTGCTCTTATATTTGTCCTCATTCAGTAATAAGAGCTTACTTATTAGATAAAGATGAAAAAGAAAAGGCACCTGATACATTTGAAACAAAAAAAGCTGCTGGAAAAGGATTAGAAGATTTAGAATATCGTATTCAAATAAGTTCATTAGATTGTACAGGATGTGGTAATTGTGCAGATGTTTGTCCAGCACCAGGTAAAGCCTTAATTATGAAAAACGCCGAAGAACAAATTGAAATGCAATCTGAAAACTGGGAATTTGGTCTTAATATTAATACTAAAGAAAATTTAATGGATCCAAAAACATTAAAAGGTAGTCAGTTTATACGCCCATTATTAGAGTTTCATGGAGCTTGTCCTGGATGCGGAGAAACTCCATATATTAAGCTCCTAACACAACTCTTTGGCGATAGAATGATGATTGCCAATGCTACTGGATGTTCATCTATTTGGGGAGGTAGTGCTCCATCAATTCCATATACTACAAATTCACAAGGCAAAGGACCTTCTTGGGGTAATTCTCTATTTGAAGATAATGCTGAATATGGTTATGGAATGTACCTTGCTGTAAAACAGGCTAGAGAAAGATTGGCTAATTTAATGCAAGAAGCATTAAATATGGAAATTAACCAGGATCTTAAGGATGCTTTTAAACAATGGTTGGATTCAATGGATGATGGTGAAGGCTCAAAAACTGCTACAGCAAAAATACTAGAAACTATATCAAATGAAAATTATCAAAATAATCCTATCTTAAATGAAATAATGGAGAAAAAAGATTATCTTATAAAAAAATCTCACTGGATGATAGGTGGAGATGGTTGGGCATATGATATAGGTTTTGGCGGCTTAGATCACGTGTTAGCTTCTGGAGATGATGTTAATGTATTTGTAATGGATACAGAGATCTATTCTAATACTGGTGGTCAATGCTCCAAGTCTACTCAAACTGGTGCCATAGCTAAATTTGCTGCTGCTGGTAAAAAAATCAAGAAAAAAGATCTTGGATTAATGGCAATGAGTTATGGATATGTATATGTAGCTCAAATAGCTATGGGTGCAAATATGAACCATACTATTAAAACAATTGCGGAAGCAGAGTCATATAAAGGGCCTTCATTAATAATTGCATATGCTCCTTGTATTAGTCATGGAATAAAAACAGGCATGGGAACAAGTATAGCAGAAGAGAAAAAAGCAGTACAATCAGGTTATTGGCATCTTTATAGATATAATCCAATGTTAAAAGAAGAAGGTAAGAATCCATTCATCTTAGATTCAAGAGAACCAACAAAACCTTTTAAAGAATTTATTCAAGGAGAAGTTCGATATTCTTCTCTAATGAATGTATTCCCTGATATTGCTGAAAGAATGTCGGATATGGCTGAACAACATGCTCGTGAAAGATACGACAACTATAGGCATTTAGCAGATAAATAG
- a CDS encoding CDIF630_02480 family spore surface protein produces MDKNNNKESFMAMPIEKHDTAAWANIESMKPICNVSIPSEVEVRNAKEWVDTNQK; encoded by the coding sequence GTGGATAAAAACAATAATAAGGAAAGTTTTATGGCAATGCCTATAGAAAAGCATGATACTGCTGCGTGGGCAAATATCGAGAGTATGAAACCTATTTGTAATGTATCTATCCCAAGTGAAGTTGAAGTGAGAAATGCCAAAGAATGGGTAGATACTAATCAAAAATAG